DNA from Luteolibacter flavescens:
GATCACTCCCACCTGCGGATCCTGATGCGCCATCTCAAAGGCCTGCAGCAGCTCATTCACCGTCTGCGGCCGGAAGGCATTGCGCACCTCCGGGCGGTTGATCGTGATCTTGGCGATCTGACCTTCGTCGGTGGTTTCGAAACGGATGTCTTGGAATTCGCAAACGGGGCTCCACATGGCGGCGCCAGTCTTGGCTCAGGAGAGGGCCCGCTCAAGAAATTCCCCCAGCTTCGCCCGGAAGGCCTCCGGCGCGTCCCACGGCACCCGGTGCCCGGACCCCGGCGCGATCCACAGCTCGCCCTGCCTCAGGGCAGGCACCGCACGCTCCGCCAGCGCCGTGAATTTCCCGTCCCGCTCGCCCGTGCACCACAGCACCGGGCACGCGATCTCCCCGAGCCGCCCCCACAGCGACTCCTGCGCGCCCAGCGACCAATCCATGAAACTCCGCGCCACCTCCCGCCGGAAGTGCACGGATAGCCGCGCGCGATGGCCACCTCCCGTGCCCGCCAGCACCGGCTGCGCATTCCACGCGTCGAGAAAATCGTCCCACTCCCCGGACAATGCCCGGCCCGCCCACTCCGCATCGCCCTCGCGGCGCGCCGCACGCTCCGCCCCGGATTCCAGCCCGGGATTTGGCGCGATCAGCACCGCCGCATCCCACGGCCCGCCATCCAGCAGCGCATGCAAGCCCAGCCGCGCCCCCATCGAATAGCCCACCAGCACGTTCCGGGAGATGGTGGATGGTAGATGGTGGATGGCAGATGAAAGGCCATCTGCGATCTGCGATCTCCCATCTGCTACCGCTTCTGCATTCAGCGCCCGGCCAAATTCCGGCATGCTCATCGGGCAGCACGCCAGGAAGCGCCACAGGTCCACGCGCTTCACCGCCCATCCCGGCACGGCGAGCCCCTGCCAGTCCGCCGCCTGGCCGACCGCCCCGTGCAGGCACCACAATGTCCCCTTCACGCCGGTGATCTAATGCAGACCCCGCCCCCCTGCGGAAGACTTTCAATCCGCTCGCCCCCGCGGAATGTCCCGCTAGGCTCGCCCCATGAACGGACGACTGCTGCTTCCCTGCCTGCTGGCCACCGCCCTGCCATCGTGCGGGCTCATCAAGCTCCCCTTCCGCGTCGCCGGGGCCGTCGTCGAGGGCACCGCCGATGTCGGCAAGGCCGGCTACAACGCCTCGAAGAAAGCCTTCGGCAAGAGCGAGGAGGAGAAGGCCAAGGAAAAGAAGGAGAAGGCCGAGAAGGCGAAAAAGGAGGCCGACGAGGAGAAGGCCAGGCGCGCCGCCGAGATCAATCGCCACGCCGAAGGCACCCGCCAGCTCCAGCAGGGCCAGACCCCGCCCACCTCCGCCGGCGACACCCTGCCACCCATCCCGCCCGACGCCCCGCCGCTGCCGGGAGACGAGCCGGTACCTTATCAGTGAACTGAGCCCTCCCGAATCAAGCCATGCGCAGACATCTCACTCCCCGCATCGCCGGAGGCATCGCCCTCCTCGGCATCGGCTTCGCGCTGGGTTACTACGGAGATTCCGGCGATCCCCGCGGAACCGAAGGCGATCACCAGCCCCAACAGGTCGGCCACGAGATGTCGGCGCCATCCGACTCGCCGCACGGGGAAGAATCCTCCCTCGCCCGCCGGGTGCGCGGGATGCTGGAGGCGATCATCATCCCGCAGGTCTATTTCGAAAACACCACCGTCGAGGAGGCCGTCGATTTCCTCCGCCTGCGCGTCCGGGAGCTGGATCCCGAACCCGATCCCCACATGCGGGGCATCTCCATCCACCTCCGCCGGACCGCCGACTCCACGAGCGCCGGATACGATCTCCAGGCCGACAACATCTCCGCCTGGGCGCTGCTCAACCGGATCGCCCGCGACAATCGCCTGGTCATTCAAGTCACCGACCGCGGCATCGAGCTCACGCCCTCCATGGATTTCCACGCGGAGCTGCTGGAGGCCCGTTGACCCTGCGCCCGCCGCCTACACCTCGGCCAGCGTGTGCGCATCCCGCGCGAGGAGCCAGCGGCCATCGGCCTGCCGGCGGTAGATCGTGAGGCGGTATCCCGCCAGCCGCGTCTCGCCATCACCGTCCCGTGGCGAAACCCGCAGCGCATCCCTGCTCCGCGTGTAGGCGACATCGCCCGCCACCACCACTTCCTCCAGCTCGCTCGAGCAGTGGATGCGGAGCTGCCCGTGGGCGGACGTGAATTTCCCCGCGAAGCCCTCCACCCCGATCGGTTCCCCGCTCGGATTGATCAGCACCAGATCGTCCGTCACCATCCCGAGCAAGGTGCCCAGGTCCGCCGCATTCACCGCGGCGATCCACGTGTCATGGGTCTCGCGGACCTGCTTCTCGTCGGCAGTCATGGTCGTCATTCCCGCTTGGCCACCTCGATGCGGATGAATTCCGGCAGATAGGATGGCGTGCAGCCCTTCGACACCCGCTCGCCCTTGTAGAGTCCCAGCGCCTCCCCCAGCTTCACGCAGCGGGATCGGAATTTCTTCTCATGGATGCCGATCTGGCCCGCGCAGAAATTCATCGTCCACTGCACCTCCGACTCCTCGTCGGCCAATCCGCGCTCCAGCGCTTCCATCAGTTCCGCGCCATTCCCCGGAGGCTCCTGCCCCATCCAGCGCAACCGCGCCTGATGATACCAGAAGAGGCGGCGCAGGATCGGGGATGGATTCCGCTGCCACGACTCCAGCAGCGCGACGAGCTTCTTGTCCTTCATCAGTTGGTTCGCCAGCAGCCAGTCCGCAAGCTGGCAGCGCTCCGCCGCATCATGCCCGAGCATGTCCGCCGCCAAGCCATCGATCACCTCCTCCGTGAGCAGCTTCTTGTCAAAGATGAGCGTCGCCAAGAGACGCGGGTGATACTTCCCCGTGGACCAGAGCTCCATCGCCAGCCCGTGGTCCCGCTTGATCTCCGCCCCGCGTTTCTTGAGGTCCCCCATCTTCAGGTTCCCCCCGGTCAACTCGGCGACCAATTTCTCAGCTCTCGCAGTCAAGGCCATGGCGTCAGCATCTTCTCACTGCAAACCTCCGAGGCAAGCCGCGCGAAAACAATCCCGGACTACTAGCCCCTGAGACGACCGCTCGGCGTCCCCTCGATCATCCATCGTAGCTTAAAAGGAACAGCACCTCCCTCTCCGGATCATGGCAAAGCCAATGGCCACCATCGGACCTCTGCCACCGCAAGCTGTCGAAAGAACGAAGCTGCGACACCTGCCACCATGCGGGGATCTCCGAGCCTTCAGGAATCTGTGGCCACGCGGTCGCGAAGCCGAACGGGCACGACGAGAGGTCGTCCGCATCATCCACCCTCACCCCCTCCGCAGCACTCGAAAGAACCGCCTGCCGGAGACTCGCGAACTCCTCGCGCGACACCCGGACTCGGTAGAGATCGAGGCGGTCCTGAAATCCGCTGAACCACGCTCCTTCCAGACGCCCCGGCGGCAAACCGGTCCAGCGGAAGTCCTTTTCCAGCGCCCGCCTGAGCCGGGGTTCCGCTTCCGCTGGAGAATGCTCCTTTCCCGTGGCCGACTCCACCAGCAGGTGACCGGACCACATCATCACGCCGATCGCGCCTGCGACCACCGCCACGAGCGCGACGATGCATCCCTTCCGGACCGGCTGTGTACCATCCTCCATGCCACCCATTAAAAACCGCCCGCAATCCTCATGGTCTGGCAAAACGGGGATCGGGATCACCCCAACCAGCGCCGTCAGGGAGTCCGCTCGACGATGGGCAGCAGCCGCGAATCTTCCAACGCCGCGACACGATGGCCCATGCCTGCGAGGTAATCCTTGTTAGACGCGAACTCGAGGAACGCCGCCGTGCTCGACTGACGGACCAGCATGACCGCATCCCAACGCTCGTCCGCCGGGCCGATGAGGAAGTCCCCACCTTGGCCAAAAAAGATGACCTCTCCGCCGGACTTCTCCAGATGCGGCAGCGTGTGAGCCATGTAGAGCCGATACGCCTCCTCGCCGGAGATCG
Protein-coding regions in this window:
- a CDS encoding alpha/beta fold hydrolase; translation: MKGTLWCLHGAVGQAADWQGLAVPGWAVKRVDLWRFLACCPMSMPEFGRALNAEAVADGRSQIADGLSSAIHHLPSTISRNVLVGYSMGARLGLHALLDGGPWDAAVLIAPNPGLESGAERAARREGDAEWAGRALSGEWDDFLDAWNAQPVLAGTGGGHRARLSVHFRREVARSFMDWSLGAQESLWGRLGEIACPVLWCTGERDGKFTALAERAVPALRQGELWIAPGSGHRVPWDAPEAFRAKLGEFLERALS
- a CDS encoding YybH family protein, whose translation is MTADEKQVRETHDTWIAAVNAADLGTLLGMVTDDLVLINPSGEPIGVEGFAGKFTSAHGQLRIHCSSELEEVVVAGDVAYTRSRDALRVSPRDGDGETRLAGYRLTIYRRQADGRWLLARDAHTLAEV
- a CDS encoding DNA alkylation repair protein: MALTARAEKLVAELTGGNLKMGDLKKRGAEIKRDHGLAMELWSTGKYHPRLLATLIFDKKLLTEEVIDGLAADMLGHDAAERCQLADWLLANQLMKDKKLVALLESWQRNPSPILRRLFWYHQARLRWMGQEPPGNGAELMEALERGLADEESEVQWTMNFCAGQIGIHEKKFRSRCVKLGEALGLYKGERVSKGCTPSYLPEFIRIEVAKRE
- a CDS encoding DUF1330 domain-containing protein, whose amino-acid sequence is MPSQTYLEPTQESGRAFFSRQISGGVVMLNLLRFREVADYSGAPELAPASPISGEEAYRLYMAHTLPHLEKSGGEVIFFGQGGDFLIGPADERWDAVMLVRQSSTAAFLEFASNKDYLAGMGHRVAALEDSRLLPIVERTP